One stretch of Nicotiana tabacum cultivar K326 chromosome 18, ASM71507v2, whole genome shotgun sequence DNA includes these proteins:
- the LOC107766100 gene encoding uncharacterized protein LOC107766100: MSVKKLLTKSKNICQICWCWFRLSLEDLCSALATLAAMLPYPGNVHIDLLEIQIRERHGYCNTVEVEPNDQPWYHDIKRFLKTKEYPEQANGDQKRTIRRLASSFFLSGEVLYKRTPDLNLLRRVDAKEAEKIMNEVHSGVCGPHMNGYVLAKKILRAGY; the protein is encoded by the coding sequence atgagtgtcaagaagcttttgacaaaatcaaagaatatttgtcaaaTCTGCTGGTGTTGGTTCCGCCTGAGCCTGGAAGACCTTTGTTCTGCACTAGCTACCTTAGCTGCAATGCTGCCGTATCCGGGAAACGTCCATATTGACTTGTTGGAGATTCAAATCCGAGAAAGACATGGTTATTGCAACACGGTTGAAGTAGAACCAAATGaccagccatggtatcatgatattaaAAGGTTcttgaaaacaaaggaataccCTGAGCAGGCcaatggagaccaaaagagaaccattagaaggcttgcCAGCAGTTTCTTCTTAAGCGGAGAAGTGTTGTATAAGAGAACTCCAGATCTGAATCTTTTAAGGCGTGTGGATGCCAAAGAAGCTGAAAAGATCATGAATGAAGTGCATTCAGGAGTatgcgggccccacatgaacgGATATGtcctggcaaagaaaatcctaCGGGCAGGTTATTaa